One region of Labrus bergylta chromosome 23, fLabBer1.1, whole genome shotgun sequence genomic DNA includes:
- the LOC109994406 gene encoding liprin-beta-1-like codes for MMSDASEMLAAALEQMDGIIAGSKAMDYSNGLFDCQSPTSPFLGGLRVLHLLEDLRGALELMDNEERDNLRCQIPDSTAEGLAEWLHGRLTNGHGSGTVYQERLSRLESDKECLILQVSVLTDQVEVQGEKIRDLDNCLEHHRQKLNATEGLLQQELLNRSALETQKLELMTEVSSLKLKLTAVERDHKDNEGLYQEVTDLRFRVTDIENERLQSEKKLKATKEELQLLQKQLEEREAELRRLKDEGRLRTESHSRAEGGERDTEVLKMKMVLESLASVNDEKERRIKELEESLTKSKNMQELIKEKLKEDDYDHIPDEPSLPVSMEVDQVAVALVGEAGRSSGESIPCIAVLSEMNELDRERQSQAAQSPVDVSQSGSSARSSSTEQAKLKTGSGSLPPTKASDDSFGSKKTRSSFGRGFFKLRGGKQAASSPNLAETERKGTEHLDLAGVPPRKSHDASPLPSSPETKKKSKGFRKFFGRLKRSHSTTFNLDDAEMEFRRGGVRATAGPRLGWSREPKHNAVDVPFSRWSKEEVCGWLHEQGFGLYVAQGQSWIKSGQTLLQASQHDLEKELCMKQPLHKKKLQLALQALGSDEDDLKGRLDHNWVTRWLDDIGLPQYKSHFDEALVDGRMLHYMTVDDLLSLKVGSVLHHLSIKRAIQVLRLNSYEPNCLRRRPSDENNITPAEISQWTNHRVMEWLRSVDLAEYAPNLRGSGVHGGLMVLEPRFNVEALALLLNIPPNKTLLRRHLATHFQLLVGSEAQRLKQDCLENPDYSVLTATAKVKPRRLSFGGFGSLRKKRHDDGEEYVCPMNVEMPKSSSFHRGVQIYEENLEHLEQMEDSEGTVRQIGVFSEEINNLTSMLKDDEFFQEISACPPEVDTAETENSGCI; via the exons aCAAATGGTCACGGCTCAGGAACCGTCTACCAAGAGCGTCTGTCGCGGCTGGAGAGTGACAAAGAGTGTCTTATTCTTCAG GTAAGTGTTCTCACAGACCAGGTGGAAGTACAAGGTGAAAAGATACGGGACCTCGACAACTGCCTGGAGCATCATCGACAGAAACTAAACGCTACTGAGGGGTTACTTCAACAG GAGCTTCTGAACCGCTCAGCGCTGGAGACCCAGAAGCTGGAGCTGATGACCGAGGTGTCCAGTCTGAAGCTAAAGCTGACGGCTGTGGAGAGAGATCACAAGGACAACGAG GGCTTGTACCAGGAAGTAACGGACCTGCGGTTCAGGGTGACTGATATAGAGAATGAAAGACTTCAGAGTGAGAAGAAACTCAAAGCTACAAAA gaggagctgcagctcctgcagaagCAGCTGGAGGAGCGAGAAGCGGAGCTGAGGAGGCTCAAGGACGAGGGCAGGCTGAGGACAGAGAGCCACAGCAGGGCGGAGGGAGGCGAGAGAG ATACAGAAGTGTTGAAGATGAAGATGGTGTTGGAGTCACTGGCATCGGTCAACGATGAGAAG gAACGTAGAATAAAAGAGCTGGAGGAGTCGCTGACAAAGAGCAAGAACATGCAGGAGCTGATCAAAG AGAAGCTAAAGGAAGATGACTATGACCATATTCCAGATGAGCCCTCTCTTCCTGTATCCATGGAGGTGGATCAGGTCGCTGTGGCGCTGGTGGGGGAGGCAGGAAGGAGCTCAGGCGAG TCTATTCCTTGTATAGCAGTGCTGTCTGAAATGAACGAGCTGGACAGAGAGCGACAGTCACAGGCAGCCCAAAG TCCTGTGGATGTGTCACAGTCGGGCAGCTCAGCCAGATCCAGCAGCACCGAGCAG GCCAAACTAAAAACGGGATCCGGATCCTTACCCCCCACCAAAGCAAGCGATGACAGTTTTGGTTCCAAGAAGACTCGTTCCTCTTTCGGCCGTGGCTTCTTCAAGCTGCGAGGAGGCAAGCAGGCGGCGAGCTCTCCGAACCTCG CCGAGACGGAACGTAAAGGCACAGAGCACCTGGACCTGGCGGGCGTTCCTCCACGAAAATCCCATGATGCATCTCCCCTGCCGTCCTCCCCCGAAACCAAAAAGAAGTCCAAAGGCTTCAGGAAATTCTTTGGCAG ACTAAAAAGGAGTCACTCTACCACCTTCAACCTCGATGATGCGGAGATGGAGTTCAGGAGGGGCGGAGTCAGAGCCACAGCTGGACCGCGACTTGGCTGGTCACGTGAACCAAAACACAA TGCTGTCGATGTTCCTTTCTCTCGCTGGAGTAAGGAGGAAGTCTGCGGGTGGCTGCATGAGCAGGGCTTCGGGTTGTATGTGGCCCAGGGTCAGAGCTGGATCAAGTCAGGACAAACTCTGCTGCAGGCGTCGCAACACGACCTGGAGAAG GAGCTGTGCATGAAGCAGCCGCTGCACaagaagaagctgcagcttGCTCTGCAGGCTCTGGGGTCAGACGAGGACGACCTGAAGGGCAGACTGGACCACAACTGGGTGACCA ggtgGCTGGATGACATCGGCCTCCCGCAGTACAAAAGCCACTTTGATGAGGCTCTCGTTGATGGACGCATGCTGCACTACATGACCGTG GACGACCTGCTGTCTCTGAAGGTGGGCAGTGTTCTCCATCACCTCAGCATCAAGAGGGCCATTCAGGTCCTCCGCCTGAACTCCTACGAACCCAACTGTCTGAGGAGACGACCCTCTGATGAG AACAACATCACACCGGCTGAGATCTCCCAGTGGACAAACCACCGAGTGATGGAGTGGCTCCGCTCTGTGGATCTGGCAGAGTACGCTCCTAATCTGAGGGGCAGCGGAGTTCACGGAGGGCTGATG GTGTTGGAGCCTCGCTTCAACGTGGAAGCTCTCGCCCTCCTGCTCAACATTCCACCCAACAAAACCCTGCTGCGACGCCACCTGGCCACACACTTCCAACTGCTCGTGGGCTCCGAGGCTCAGCGGCTCAAACAGGACTGTCTGGAAAACCCAGACTACAGCGTCCTCACGGCCACCGCCAAGGTCAAG CCTCGGCGCTTGTCATTTGGTGGTTTTGGATCTTTGAGAAAGAAACGTCATGACGACGGCGAGGAGTACGTCTGCCCCATGAACGTGGAAATGCCCAAGAGCAGCAGCTTCCACAGGGGGGTCCAGATTTATGAGGAAAACTTAGAACACCTGGAACAG ATGGAAGACTCTGAAGGGACCGTGAGACAGATCGGAGTGTTTTCAGAGGAAATCAACAATCTGACG agcaTGCTGAAGGACGATGAGTTTTTCCAGGAGATCTCCGCCTGCCCTCCAGAGGTCGacactgcagagacagagaactCCGGCTGCATTTGA